GAAATGCCTTATAAAACAGGTACTCTTTTCCGTCAATTTCAATTAGCCTGACATACTCCTCATGGCTGATGTCGTTCAGCCTGCCGCCCGTCTCCCTGGGGTCAACAAATGTTCTTAATCCCACATGGGTTATTATGCCTGGCTTTTTGCCGGCAATGGCCCTGAAAAGATGCATCATGACCCCCTGGGGCAGGTTGTAGGCCTCTATTTTGTTTTCCACAGCCATACGGATTAAGTCGGGCTGAAGTCCCCAGTGTCCGGATACAACCTTTTTCAACAGCCCTTCTTTCGCCCAGCGGTTCAGCCCCCAGTTCGACTTTCCGTCGTTCTGGCTGGCGCCAAATGCTAATGTTATGTCTCTTGGCTCGCCGGTTTCCAGAAACCTCTTCTCGACTGCCTTTGAAATCTCTTCCGGGTGGCCCATCCCGACAAACCCGGAGGTAGCCACCGTATCGCCGTTTTTTATTAACTTTGCAGCTTCTTCGGCAGTCATAAATACAGCCATATTTGCAAAACACCTCCTGCATTTTTTAAATAAAATCTTTTCTTCCAGGCATCACCTCGATCACAATTTCACATAATTGCCTTCCCGCTTTCGTTTTTTATAGGCGCAAATGTCGTGCCTAAAATTCAGAACCGGAAATTAAAGGTTATAAAAACTTTTTAAAAACCTAATAAAAGCTTCAAAAAAGATGTGAAATTGCATCACTTCGTCTGCCAAACTTCTCGCGCGCCTAGATCCGCCACTGTTTTTGCAAAACTATAATTAGGCGAGTCAAAACAGCATCACTGAATAAAAAATGCATCGGTTAAGCTTGTTATAACGGCAGCAGATGCCGGTCTCTGACGGGGAAGTTATCCCCGGCACAAAGAAAAAAGCCTTGCCCGATGCATTAATTAATCGTTCAAGGCCTTGGAGATATACAGATGTAAGACTTAACAGGTGTTTCAGGGCATACCTTTTTGTTATGGCAAATAAGCATCGGTGAATAAAAACCGCATCACCTTGCCTTCATACGGCAATCGGGTAAATTGCTTCTAAACGGCCGGTCCGCTTAAAACAAAATAAGCCTGGGGCACTTTTTGCTTACCGGAGCCCGCAGGCTAATGAATCTCCGCACTGAAGACAAGCTTTCCGGCATTAAATCCGCAGTTTTTCGTCATAATAAGAATCAAACACATCCAGTTCCTGACCGGCAGAGAGCTTGTATTTTTTTATCTTGCGCACTATGGTCGACTGATTGACCTTTAAAGCCCTGGCTACCTTTCTGGTGCTCCCGTATTTCTTCAGCGCCTGTTCGATCAGATGCTTTTCCACATGCTCAACCGCCTTTTTCAGCGGCATTATCTCCGAGAACATTATGTCGTTTTGCAGGGAGGAAAGGTTTTTGATGTTGCCGGGCAGGTGGATGGTCCTGATTTCGTCTGATTTTGTCATAACCATCACCCGCTCGATCACGTTTTCCAGTTCCCTGATGTTGCCCGGCCACGGATAGGCTGAAAGCCTGTCGATAACGTCAGGGGCAAAGCGCTTGTTAAACCCGTACTTTTTATTGATTTTCTCCAAAAAGTGCAAGGCCAGCAGCGGTATGTCCTCCCTTCGCTCCCTTAAAGGCGGAATTTCTATCGAAACCACGTTAAGCCGGTAGTAGAGGTCGTCCCTGAACTTCTCTTTCCTGACCATTTCCATCAGATCTTTATTCGTTGCCGCTACAATCCGGACGTCTACGGGAATGGGCTTCAGCCCGCCCACCCGGAGCACTTCGTGGTCCTGCAGGACCCTGAGCAGCTTTACCTGAAGATTCAGGGAAAGTTCCCCCACTTCATCCAGAAAAAGGGTTCCTTTTTCTGCCAGCTCAAACATGCCCGGCTTCCCCTGCTTTCTGGCCCCCGTAAAGGCCCCCGGCTCGTATCCGAACAGTTCGGACTCCAGCAGGTTCTCCGGAATGGCGCCGCAGTTTATCTTAATTAAAGGCCCTTTGGAACGGTGGCTCAAGCAGTGAATCACATTGGCAACTATTTCCTTGCCGACCCCGGACTCGCCGGTAATCAAAACGGTTGAGTCAACCTTGGCAACCTGCGCCGCCATATCGAGCACCCGCTTGGTTTTAGGGCTACTGGCAACGATATTGTCGTACTGCACATGCTGAATGCGCATCTGCTCCAGTTCGGCAGCGTATTTTTCGTTAAGCTGCTGCGTTTCCTCCAGTTGATCCCTGAGATTTACTATTTCCGTGATGTCCCTTACGTTAACGACCACTCTTTTGATGTTGCCCTCGTCGTCCATAACCGGTATGCCGGTTGCCATAATCTTTTGCCCTACCTTTTCCCCCTTTGTCATTTTCAACATTATCGTAACTTCTTTTTTAGCCTTAAGGGCACAGATGGCGGCCGACTCTGACCAGAACCCCTTATCTACCATTTCCTGGGCGTTTTTACCGACAACAAAATCCCTTGAAATTCCGCAAATGCGCTCCCAGGCGCTGTTAACCCTCAAAATAACGCCCTGGCCGTCCGTAATAAATATGCCGTCGTGGGAGGCCTCAAGAACCTGTTCAAGTTCGCTGGCAAAGCGGCGCGCTTCCAGAATTCCCATATTTCTGACAGGTATGAAAAAAGGCTCAGAACTGTCGTTCGAGGCGGGTATTGCGTTGTCAATAATCAAGTCGGGCCCCTCCCAAGCAGCAATTTTAAATTAATAATTAGCAAAAAATAAGCCTGCCTACTTACCTTTGCTGCATGTCTGGTATACATTTCGTCTCACAGGGCAGACTGTTTTATAAAATTTATTTTTTATCCGAATATTTGCAAAACCGGCCGGAATAAAGGAAATGGCCAGAACAAATTGAAGTACTAAACTATTAAATTTCAAACTCCGCTTGTTAAATGAAGGTGAAAAAAATGCACTGGAAAAATGCAGCTAAAAAAATCGCGATCATTACTGCCGTTATTCTGCTCTCTGCAACAGGTGCTGCAACCGCCGGCATGCCCTCAAACCACGATGATGGCTGCTGCAGTCAGAACTGGCAGAATACGGGCGGTTTAGGCCCGTGCGAGATAGTAATTCTTTATGGGGGGGAAACCGGATTTGAACTGCCGTTCTTTTATTATTTAAAAGAACTTGCGGTTTTCTTCACCCGGGCCAATGTTGACTATTACTACTACATCCATGACGGCTTTGACTGGAAGAACTGCGTGCCGGCCATTCCATGCCTGTCCCCGATGTAATGTTTTTTAAAAATTTAAAAAGTTCAATTTTAGTTTATACTGCAAAAGCCGGTCAAGAAAGCTGTAAATCATGGCATAAAAGTAAGCACTTGTAAACAGGCTGCTTTTAACCTTACGCTCAACGGTAAGCTTTAAGCCGGTTTATTCGGAGGGCTTCCGTTTTGCCGTTTCCCCCAAATTTTTCTCAAATTTTATGCTTCGTTGAAATAAGGCTCAAAACATATTCCAATAATTCTGCTGTAAGATGCTCGATATCGGAATTCAGCCTGTTCCTTTCCGAAATCAGTTGGTTCAGGCGCTCCTGCATTTCTTTGATAACTTTATACTGGCTGGACTCGGCCAGGTAATCGCGGGCCGCGGCAACAGAGTTCACAAACACGCCGGCACCCGGCACCACTTTTACCACTTCAGCCTCCTGGAGCAGGGAGAGGGCCCGCCGGATGGTTTCCGGAGAAACGTTGTAAAGCCCGGCCAGCGTGGAGCGGCCCGAAATCTTCTGTCCTTCTTTATATTCACCCTGGGCTATCCTTTCAGCCAGATCCATTGCAATGGTTATGTAGCGCGCAATATGTATTGAAGAATGGCCGTTGCTCTCCATAAACCCGCACCTTTTTATAAAAAATTCTTTAGTACATTATAACATTTATTTTTTGGTAAAAAACAGTCAAAATTGCGAGTTCACAAAAAGCGCGAAGGAAAACGCCTGCCTTCATCAGAACTGGCACCGGCTTTTCCGGGCTTCAATACAAATCCATCCGCAATTCCGCCCTGCTACAAGCTGTCAGCGAAGGAACCTGTACAATCTCCCTTTCCGGGTAGCGCAGCGCCGTAAGGCTTCCTCCTATTGCACAGCCCCGGTCAAGGCTTATGGTATTGTTTATAAACCCTGCCTTTGAAACAGGATTATGGCCGCATACAACCAGCGCCTCTCCCCTGTATTCTCCAACCCAGTGCGGAATGGCCGGAAGTCCTTGTTCAGTTGTTTCCCCCCTGGTTTCCCCGAAGAGGCAAAAGTTTTCTACCTGCTCCGTAACCTTTCCGGTCATGTCCGCCCGGATCCCGGCGTGGGAAACTACCAGCCTCCCCCTGTCCAGAATCAGGTATGGCGGGGCGTTGCGGATAAGCCGGAGAAATTCCTCCCTGAAATACGACCTTTTGTCTTCAGGCAGTGCTTCCACCTCGTCCAGTATCTTTTCCAGTCCCTGCCTGTTCCCGCCTTCTTTCCCCGCCAGGTAACGGCAGAGCCTCCGGCAGTAGTCGCCGGGAACGTAGAAGGCGTTTCCCGAGTCTACCATTGCTTTTGCCAGCCAGAAACTGTCAATGCTGCGCGGCCCCGGGCCGGCAATGTCACCCAGAAACACAACCTTTCTGCCAGACGGATGGGCATGGTAGTTGAACTGCCTGCGGTAGCCCAACCTGGCCAGGAGCAAGACCAGTTCACCGTAACAGCCGTGAACATCCCCGATGATGTCAAACGGCCCCGGCAAGGTTAACACGTGCCTTAAGATTTCTATTTTGAAGAAGGGGTCATTCAGGTCTTCATCTGTAACGACATAAACATCATCAAAGCCCTCACTGAAAGCACCATCGATAATGTGCCGGAGCTTTTTACTGGCCTTGATTATAACCGGCCTGATTACCCGGCGCTCCCGCCCGGTGTTACGCTCAAGGCATACATCCAGGGGGATATTGAAAACCAGGAGGGTAACATTAAAGCCGTATTTTCTGCCGATGCGGAGCAGTTCGCGGCGGGCCTGTCTGGCAATGGCGGTGGAATCGGCTACCGTAAAGCGGCCAAGGGACAGGCGGCGCTCGATCGTGTAGTGAAAAAGCCTGAATGCTTCCCTGGAAGCCGCCATATTTTCTTCATAATCGCTCACCAGGGCGCGGCAACGGTCGGAAGAGACTATCATTGTATCCTTGAAATACCGCAAAGCAAAGGTGGACTTGCCGCATCCCGGCGGGCCGCATAAAACCAGCAGCGTCGTTCCCGGCAAGGAGATTTTTTTCATACACTTGTTACCTCCGGCAGGTGTAACCGTTATACTTTTTAAGTCTGGCCTGTTCGGCAGCGCCATATCCGCCGTTTGTTAAAAAAGAAATCTTCTGTCGTTAGCCACGAAACATGATCATATGTTTTTATTCGAGATTTGTCGTTATTTGTTGGAAAATTATGAAAAAATATGGATTATTTCAGAAGGATCCGACCCGTTATTTGCAGAAACAGTCTTTTGTTACAGCAAATAACAAGAAAAGCGGGGACTGGTATGGTTAAAGCTCTCTTGTTTTTATTACAGGGCATTCCCGAAATGATGGGGATTTTGGCCTTCAGCCTGGCATTTGCCGGCGTCCCCCTCCGCTGGGGGGTTATAGCGGCCGTCGGAACGGTGCTGGCCGTAATTATTTATATAATCAGATCCCTCCCCCTGGCCTTTGGCCTTCATACAGCAGCAGCCCTACTCCTGGTAACCATTATTATCGCCAAAACAACCTGTGTTCCACCGAGCAAAAGTTTTATTTCAGTTTTTGCCAGTTTCTCCATCTTAGTAACACTAGAACTGATTATCCACGAATTTTTCTTTTTCCTAACCAAACAGGACCCCCAGGCCGTCATTTCAAACTATCTCTTGTGGAAGCTGATCGGACTGCCCCAGGCTTTTCTAATGATTATCCTGGCCCTCTTGATTGCCAGGCTTAAAACGCCCGTTGAAGGTGCGTGGAAAATATGAGCTATCTTCCCTTCAGCAGGCGCTGGGCTGGTTATCTGGCCGCCGCCGCCGGCCTTCCCCCGGGCAAAGAAGCCGTTCTGGCTTATGCCGTTGAAGTGCTGGCAATAAATTTAATCAACGTCCTCCTTGCCCTTGCCCTTGGCCTGCTGCTGGGCGTCCTGCCGGGCACGGCCGCCTGCCTGGTTGCGGCTGCTTTATTTAGGCACACCGCCGGAGGGGCCCACTCCAGCTCGCCCTGGCGCTGCGGGGCAATTACCGTCTCCGTATTCCCTTTAATGACCCTGGCGGCAGCCTCCCTCCCGCCGTTAAAAGAGCCGTTTGACGATATTCTGCCGGCCGCGGCCCTTTTAGCCGGATTTACGGCAATTATCCGCCTGGCGCCCGTAGACTGCCCTGCCGCGCCGGTCGTATCGCCTTTCAGGCGGAAAAAGCTGAAATCCCTTTCCCTGGCCGTCCTAACGATCCTGGCCGTTATACTGGTCTTGTTGCGCCGGAGCAACTGGACCGCCGCCCGGCAGGTCCGGTTCGGCCTGGTTTTCAGCATTTTTTGGGTCAGCTTTATGCTTACTGGACCAGGGCACCGGTTAATCTCGTTAATAGACGGGATAAAAAATAAAAAATAAAAAAACTAGGGAGGTGAAAACCGGTTATGAAATACAAACTTATCGGATTTCTGGCTACTCTGCTTCTGTTGCTGGCAAATCTCACATCGGCCTCGGCATGTTCTCTATCACAATATCAACCTGAAGTTCCGGAATCGCTCAGGAGGTAGAGGGGGAGGTGGTTATCCACCTCCTTTTTGTATAAACCGTCCTGCTGGGGGTATACAGGTGGGTTTAGAAAAGGAAACTCAAAGAAAAAGCGAATTATACGAGTACTTAACAACAACCCATATGCTATGCATTTTCATTCTGATATTGGATATGATATTGAGCAAAAATGTATTCAAAAGTATATATCCCGCAATTAACTTTCGCCTTTTTGTATTAATAAATTTGATAGGTTTTGGCGTTGTCTTCCTGTATAACACCAAAAACCAGTTGGATCGACAGAACCCCAAGCTGCACACCTGTATAGACATGGCTTATGTAACTTTGCCACTGTTTATGGCAATAATAAATTTTTATATCTTTAAAACCAGCCTCTATTACGCTAAAACAATTCTTTTCTTGCCCGTTTTAATTGCGTCCTCGGTCAAGGGAAAAGATACCGGCCTGACCATGTCTACTGTCTGTGCTGCAATTCTGGTATTCTACAAAGTTGCCGGGGAAAGAAGGCCCTTTCTGCAGGCCCTGGAGTCAGAACTGGTTTTCATCAGCATGTTATACGTCGTGGGCTGGTTCACCGGCGGGCTGACAGATATTGAAAGCCAGCACCGCAAACAGCTTAACGCCAATTTACAGGACCTGCGGGAAGAAGTGGCCAGGCGGGAGCAGGCCGAGGAACAGCTCAGAAAGCTGTCCAGCGCGCTCGAGCAAAGCCCCAGCATTGTTGTCATTGCCGACACCGGCGGCAGGATTGAGTACGTAAACCAGAAGTATACCCAGGTTACCGGTTACCTGCCCGAAGAAACAATCGGGGGAAATCTTTTTGCCGCTCAGGAATGCCAGCACCCCGAAATACACGCATTATGGAGTGCCGTCAATTCCGGCAGGGAATGGCGGGGAGAACTTCTCAGCCAGAAAAAAAACGGTGAATTTTACTGGGAATATGCCCTGATTTCACCTTTTAGAAACAGTGACGGAGTCATCACCCACCTGCTCAAAGTGGCTGAAGACGTAACCGGACGCAAGCAGATGGAAAAAGAAATGGCCCGCCTGGAACAGTTGAACCTGATCGGTGAAATGGCGGCCGGCATCGGCCACGAAATAAGGAACCCGATGACCACGGTACGCGGCTTTTTGCAGTTGCTTTGCGGCAAAAAGGAGTTCAGCAAGTACAGGGAATATTTCAGCCTGATGATAGACGAGCTGGACAGGGCAAATTCAATAATTACGGAATACCTGTCCATGGCCAAAAACAAACCGGTAGATAAAAAAATGCAAAGCCTAAACCAGCTTCTGAGCGCCATGGCGCCTTTAATTGAAGCAGACGCAATTAAAAACAATAATTACATCAAAATGGAGCTTTCGGATATTCCGGACCTGCTCCTGGATGAAAAAGAAATCCGCCAGCTCGTTCTAAACCTTGTCCGCAACGGGCTGGAAGCAATGCCTCCTGGTCAAAATCTTATAATAAAAACATATATGGAGGATAATGAAGTAATTTTATCGGTCAAAGATCAGGGCCACGGAATAGAACCCGGCGTGCTTGAAAAAATAGGCACTCCTTTTTTCACCACCAAGGACAACGGCACCGGTCTGGGGCTGGCGGTTTGTTACAGCATAGCTGCCCGCCACAACGCCTCGATTAAAGTGGAAACTTCCCCGAAGGGAACTACTTTTTACATCAAATTCAAAGTTCCGGCTTAACTTCCTTAAACGAAAATTTTAAGAATCATTAAGCCTGACCCGCATTGCTGCAGTTCTGAGTTGTGCGATGGCCGAAGGTATGTCGCCGGAGCCGAATACTGCCGAACCGGCCACCAGCACGGTAGCGCCGGCTTCCACGGCGGCCGCCGCGGTACTGGCGTTAATGCCGCCGTCCACCTGAATCTCCGCCTTAATGCCGCGCTCGTCCAGCATATTCCTGACCTGACGGATTTTTGGAAGCACTTCCGGAATAAACTGCTGGCCGCCAAACCCCGGATTGACGGTCATCAAAAGCACCAGGTCAGCCATGGGCAGAATGCATTCGATCAGGCGCGGTGAAGTAGCGGGGTTTAAGGCCACGCCTGCCTTAGCGCCTTTTTCTTTAATGGTGGACAGAGTGCGGTGCAGGTGCCTGCATGCCTCCGCGTGCACCGTAACCAGGTCTGCCCCGGCGGCTATAAACCGGTCGATAAAAACGTCGGGATTTTCTATCATCAGGTGAACATCCAAACACATCCGGCACCTGCCCTTCAGCGCTTCAACCACCAGGGGGCCTACCGTAAGATTGGGTACAAAATGGCCGTCCATAACATCTATATGGAGGTACTCCGCCCCGG
The window above is part of the Pelotomaculum thermopropionicum SI genome. Proteins encoded here:
- the RocR gene encoding transcriptional regulator (containing PAS, AAA-type ATPase, and DNA-binding domains) — encoded protein: MIIDNAIPASNDSSEPFFIPVRNMGILEARRFASELEQVLEASHDGIFITDGQGVILRVNSAWERICGISRDFVVGKNAQEMVDKGFWSESAAICALKAKKEVTIMLKMTKGEKVGQKIMATGIPVMDDEGNIKRVVVNVRDITEIVNLRDQLEETQQLNEKYAAELEQMRIQHVQYDNIVASSPKTKRVLDMAAQVAKVDSTVLITGESGVGKEIVANVIHCLSHRSKGPLIKINCGAIPENLLESELFGYEPGAFTGARKQGKPGMFELAEKGTLFLDEVGELSLNLQVKLLRVLQDHEVLRVGGLKPIPVDVRIVAATNKDLMEMVRKEKFRDDLYYRLNVVSIEIPPLRERREDIPLLALHFLEKINKKYGFNKRFAPDVIDRLSAYPWPGNIRELENVIERVMVMTKSDEIRTIHLPGNIKNLSSLQNDIMFSEIMPLKKAVEHVEKHLIEQALKKYGSTRKVARALKVNQSTIVRKIKKYKLSAGQELDVFDSYYDEKLRI
- a CDS encoding hypothetical signaling protein (containing predicted kinase (COG4639) and calcineurin-like phosphoesterase domain) is translated as MKKISLPGTTLLVLCGPPGCGKSTFALRYFKDTMIVSSDRCRALVSDYEENMAASREAFRLFHYTIERRLSLGRFTVADSTAIARQARRELLRIGRKYGFNVTLLVFNIPLDVCLERNTGRERRVIRPVIIKASKKLRHIIDGAFSEGFDDVYVVTDEDLNDPFFKIEILRHVLTLPGPFDIIGDVHGCYGELVLLLARLGYRRQFNYHAHPSGRKVVFLGDIAGPGPRSIDSFWLAKAMVDSGNAFYVPGDYCRRLCRYLAGKEGGNRQGLEKILDEVEALPEDKRSYFREEFLRLIRNAPPYLILDRGRLVVSHAGIRADMTGKVTEQVENFCLFGETRGETTEQGLPAIPHWVGEYRGEALVVCGHNPVSKAGFINNTISLDRGCAIGGSLTALRYPEREIVQVPSLTACSRAELRMDLY
- a CDS encoding hypothetical membrane protein, whose protein sequence is MVKALLFLLQGIPEMMGILAFSLAFAGVPLRWGVIAAVGTVLAVIIYIIRSLPLAFGLHTAAALLLVTIIIAKTTCVPPSKSFISVFASFSILVTLELIIHEFFFFLTKQDPQAVISNYLLWKLIGLPQAFLMIILALLIARLKTPVEGAWKI
- a CDS encoding hypothetical membrane protein, encoding MSYLPFSRRWAGYLAAAAGLPPGKEAVLAYAVEVLAINLINVLLALALGLLLGVLPGTAACLVAAALFRHTAGGAHSSSPWRCGAITVSVFPLMTLAAASLPPLKEPFDDILPAAALLAGFTAIIRLAPVDCPAAPVVSPFRRKKLKSLSLAVLTILAVILVLLRRSNWTAARQVRFGLVFSIFWVSFMLTGPGHRLISLIDGIKNKK
- a CDS encoding membrane signaling protein (containing NtrB (COG3852), signal transduction histidine kinase), whose protein sequence is MGLEKETQRKSELYEYLTTTHMLCIFILILDMILSKNVFKSIYPAINFRLFVLINLIGFGVVFLYNTKNQLDRQNPKLHTCIDMAYVTLPLFMAIINFYIFKTSLYYAKTILFLPVLIASSVKGKDTGLTMSTVCAAILVFYKVAGERRPFLQALESELVFISMLYVVGWFTGGLTDIESQHRKQLNANLQDLREEVARREQAEEQLRKLSSALEQSPSIVVIADTGGRIEYVNQKYTQVTGYLPEETIGGNLFAAQECQHPEIHALWSAVNSGREWRGELLSQKKNGEFYWEYALISPFRNSDGVITHLLKVAEDVTGRKQMEKEMARLEQLNLIGEMAAGIGHEIRNPMTTVRGFLQLLCGKKEFSKYREYFSLMIDELDRANSIITEYLSMAKNKPVDKKMQSLNQLLSAMAPLIEADAIKNNNYIKMELSDIPDLLLDEKEIRQLVLNLVRNGLEAMPPGQNLIIKTYMEDNEVILSVKDQGHGIEPGVLEKIGTPFFTTKDNGTGLGLAVCYSIAARHNASIKVETSPKGTTFYIKFKVPA
- the Rpe gene encoding pentose-5-phosphate-3-epimerase, which gives rise to MIKLAPSILSANFAALLEDVLKAEEAGAEYLHIDVMDGHFVPNLTVGPLVVEALKGRCRMCLDVHLMIENPDVFIDRFIAAGADLVTVHAEACRHLHRTLSTIKEKGAKAGVALNPATSPRLIECILPMADLVLLMTVNPGFGGQQFIPEVLPKIRQVRNMLDERGIKAEIQVDGGINASTAAAAVEAGATVLVAGSAVFGSGDIPSAIAQLRTAAMRVRLNDS